From the genome of Paraburkholderia aromaticivorans, one region includes:
- the gsiD gene encoding glutathione ABC transporter permease GsiD, whose translation MSTTATEPNAANPVKAEPAIRTPWSEFWRKFRKQHVALAAGVFVLLLIVLAIVAPHIVPYDPENFFDYDALNAGPSAAHWFGVDSLGRDIFSRILAGSRISLEAGFLSVAIGAVIGTFFGLLAGYYEGWWDRITMRVADVLFAFPGILLAIGVVAILGNGMINVICAVAIFSIPAFARLVRGNTLMLKQLTYIEAARSIGASDWTIIVRHILPGTISSVVVYFTMRIGTSIITAASLSFLGLGAQPPTPEWGAMLNEARADMVTAPHIALFPSLAIFLTVLAFNLLGDGLRDALDPKLDRP comes from the coding sequence ATGAGCACGACCGCCACCGAGCCGAATGCGGCCAACCCCGTCAAAGCCGAACCTGCTATCCGCACGCCGTGGAGCGAGTTCTGGCGCAAATTCCGTAAGCAGCATGTGGCGCTCGCCGCCGGCGTTTTCGTGCTGTTGTTGATCGTGCTGGCGATCGTCGCGCCGCATATCGTGCCGTACGATCCGGAAAATTTCTTCGACTATGACGCGTTGAACGCGGGGCCGTCCGCGGCGCACTGGTTCGGCGTGGATTCACTCGGCCGCGATATTTTCAGCCGCATTCTGGCGGGTTCGCGCATTTCGCTCGAAGCGGGTTTTCTCTCCGTTGCGATCGGCGCGGTGATCGGCACCTTCTTCGGCTTGCTGGCGGGCTACTACGAAGGCTGGTGGGATCGCATTACGATGCGCGTGGCCGACGTGCTGTTTGCCTTTCCGGGCATTCTGCTGGCGATCGGCGTGGTGGCGATTCTCGGCAACGGCATGATCAACGTGATCTGCGCGGTCGCGATCTTCAGCATTCCGGCGTTCGCGCGGCTCGTGCGCGGCAATACGCTGATGCTCAAGCAGCTCACGTATATCGAAGCGGCGCGCAGCATCGGCGCGTCGGATTGGACCATCATCGTGCGTCACATTTTGCCGGGGACGATTTCCTCGGTGGTGGTGTACTTCACGATGCGTATCGGCACCTCGATCATCACGGCGGCGAGCCTGTCGTTTCTCGGCCTCGGCGCGCAACCGCCGACGCCGGAGTGGGGCGCGATGCTCAATGAGGCGCGCGCCGACATGGTGACGGCGCCGCATATCGCGCTGTTTCCGAGTCTGGCGATTTTCCTGACGGTGCTGGCGTTCAACCTGCTCGGCGATGGTTTGCGCGATGCGCTCGATCCGAAGCTCGACCGGCCATGA
- a CDS encoding P1 family peptidase: MNPAEIHHVPHIGTLPAGPLGTIADVHGVTVGHCTLDKGAVQTGVTVIRPHDGDPFLGKVPAAAAVINGFGKSVGLVQVEELGTLETPIALTNTFGVAAVAQAQIRAAVRANPRIGREWSTVNPLVFECNDGYLNDIQALAVTEQHFDAAYAAAGADVASGSVGAGRGMSCFDLKGGIGNASRVASAAGRSYTVGALVLANFGRLPMLTIDGTPLGRMLAERAATAATAVSAPLSPTKPEQGSIIMIVATDAPLGARQLKRLSMRAAAGLARTGSVYGHGSGDIALAFSTAYSVPHGADFVTLPPLLADERLDPVFRACADSVEQAILDALWRAASVTGRDGHRRLSLRDSVPDLAQLLQSTP, from the coding sequence ATGAACCCGGCTGAGATTCACCACGTGCCGCATATCGGCACATTGCCGGCGGGTCCGCTCGGCACGATTGCCGATGTGCACGGCGTGACAGTCGGACATTGCACGCTCGACAAAGGCGCCGTGCAAACCGGCGTGACCGTGATCCGGCCGCATGACGGCGATCCGTTTCTCGGCAAGGTGCCGGCGGCGGCCGCGGTGATCAACGGGTTCGGCAAAAGCGTCGGGCTCGTGCAGGTCGAAGAACTCGGCACGCTGGAAACGCCGATCGCGCTGACCAATACGTTCGGCGTCGCCGCCGTCGCGCAGGCGCAGATTCGCGCGGCTGTGCGTGCGAATCCGCGGATCGGTCGTGAGTGGTCGACGGTCAATCCTTTGGTGTTCGAATGCAATGACGGCTACCTCAACGATATCCAGGCGCTCGCCGTCACTGAACAGCATTTCGACGCTGCCTACGCGGCCGCCGGCGCGGATGTCGCGAGCGGATCGGTCGGCGCGGGCCGGGGCATGTCGTGCTTCGATCTGAAGGGCGGCATCGGCAACGCGTCGCGCGTGGCGAGCGCGGCAGGCCGCAGCTATACCGTCGGCGCGCTCGTGCTGGCGAACTTCGGCCGCCTGCCGATGCTGACCATCGACGGCACGCCGCTCGGCCGCATGCTGGCCGAACGCGCGGCGACGGCGGCTACTGCGGTATCGGCACCCTTGTCGCCAACGAAACCCGAGCAAGGCTCGATCATCATGATCGTCGCCACCGATGCGCCACTCGGCGCGCGCCAGCTCAAGCGGCTGTCAATGCGCGCGGCAGCGGGTCTCGCACGCACCGGTTCGGTGTACGGTCACGGCAGCGGCGATATCGCGCTGGCGTTTTCAACGGCGTATAGCGTGCCGCACGGGGCCGACTTCGTCACGCTGCCGCCGCTGCTTGCCGACGAACGTCTCGATCCGGTCTTTCGCGCCTGCGCGGACAGCGTCGAGCAGGCGATTCTCGACGCCTTGTGGCGTGCCGCGTCCGTGACCGGCCGCGACGGCCATCGGCGTCTGTCGCTGCGTGACAGCGTCCCCGATCTCGCCCAACTACTCCAGTCCACCCCCTGA
- a CDS encoding M55 family metallopeptidase, translating to MKVLISADIEGIAGVFHPEQTRAGNGEYEAARRWMTLEANAAIKGAFAGGATQVWVNDSHGGFRNLLPDLLDARAQVVLGKPRTLGMMAGLEYGAALVFMIGYHAMSQTRGILAHTINSFAFARVSLNGVEVGEAALYGALAEEYGAQVALLSGDDVFAEETAPRFAGARFVVTKSATGHASGVTQSPANAREAIENAAREVVQQHLANGSARESTRAEAKPMECELRVQTSALADLFCQWPTLTRVDALTLRFHAASAEHVVRMLNCLSAMSFMLR from the coding sequence ATGAAAGTCCTCATTTCCGCCGATATCGAAGGCATTGCCGGCGTGTTTCACCCCGAGCAAACGCGCGCGGGTAACGGCGAATACGAAGCCGCGCGCCGCTGGATGACGCTCGAAGCCAACGCCGCGATTAAAGGCGCCTTCGCCGGCGGCGCGACGCAGGTGTGGGTCAACGATTCTCACGGCGGCTTTCGCAATCTGCTGCCGGACCTGCTCGACGCGCGCGCTCAGGTCGTGCTCGGCAAACCGCGCACGCTCGGCATGATGGCCGGACTCGAATACGGCGCGGCGCTGGTCTTCATGATCGGCTATCACGCCATGTCGCAAACGCGCGGCATCCTCGCGCACACGATCAATAGTTTCGCGTTCGCACGCGTTTCGCTGAACGGCGTCGAAGTGGGCGAGGCGGCCCTATATGGCGCGCTGGCGGAAGAATATGGGGCACAGGTCGCGCTGTTATCCGGTGACGACGTCTTCGCCGAAGAAACCGCGCCGCGTTTCGCGGGCGCGCGTTTTGTCGTCACCAAGAGCGCGACGGGCCATGCGAGCGGCGTCACACAGTCTCCGGCAAACGCTCGCGAGGCCATTGAAAACGCCGCGCGTGAGGTGGTTCAACAGCATCTCGCCAATGGATCTGCGCGTGAATCGACACGCGCCGAAGCGAAGCCGATGGAATGCGAACTGCGCGTGCAAACCAGCGCGCTTGCGGATCTGTTCTGCCAATGGCCGACGCTCACGCGCGTCGATGCGCTCACGCTGCGCTTTCACGCGGCATCGGCGGAACACGTGGTGCGTATGCTGAATTGCCTGTCGGCGATGTCGTTCATGTTGCGTTGA
- a CDS encoding alpha/beta fold hydrolase produces the protein MSPKRLLCAAALCLCFPAAVALAQTTAPATAPAAAPAVQPAAEPANEPGMETSAPEAPTPAPAPAAPPAKAAAAPAPAAPMTGPVRNVVLVHGAFVDGSSWNGVVAKLQQKGYHVSSVQNPLTSLADDVAATRRVLARQQGPTMLVGHSWGGVVITEAGANAPNVAGLVYVAAIAPDLHESTVDLMKRAAPMPAGAGIIKDPSGFLWLDRTKYHADFAADVPENVTRVLATAQVPIAATAFSETVSQVAWKEKPSWYVITTRDRAVSPEVERFMAERMGAKVVPMASSHLAPVSHAGAIADVIDRAARELSRQQ, from the coding sequence ATGTCGCCCAAACGCCTGCTTTGCGCCGCTGCTTTGTGTCTCTGCTTCCCGGCGGCCGTCGCTCTCGCCCAAACCACCGCGCCGGCCACGGCGCCTGCCGCCGCGCCGGCCGTGCAACCCGCTGCCGAGCCGGCCAACGAGCCGGGCATGGAGACGAGCGCACCCGAAGCGCCGACTCCGGCCCCGGCACCCGCCGCACCGCCCGCCAAGGCCGCCGCCGCGCCGGCCCCCGCCGCGCCCATGACCGGCCCCGTGCGCAACGTCGTGCTGGTTCACGGCGCATTCGTCGACGGATCGAGCTGGAACGGCGTGGTCGCCAAACTGCAGCAGAAGGGCTATCACGTGAGTTCCGTGCAGAACCCGCTCACGTCCCTCGCCGACGATGTCGCCGCGACGCGCCGCGTCCTCGCGCGCCAGCAAGGTCCGACCATGCTGGTCGGGCACTCGTGGGGCGGTGTCGTGATCACCGAGGCGGGCGCGAACGCGCCGAACGTGGCCGGTCTCGTCTATGTCGCGGCGATCGCGCCGGATCTGCACGAGTCGACCGTGGATCTGATGAAGCGCGCCGCGCCGATGCCCGCGGGCGCGGGCATCATCAAGGATCCGAGCGGTTTTCTCTGGCTCGACCGCACCAAATACCATGCCGATTTCGCCGCGGACGTCCCAGAAAACGTCACGCGCGTGCTTGCCACCGCGCAGGTGCCGATTGCCGCGACGGCCTTCAGCGAAACGGTGAGCCAGGTCGCATGGAAAGAAAAGCCGTCGTGGTACGTGATCACGACGCGCGACCGGGCGGTATCGCCGGAAGTCGAAAGATTCATGGCCGAGCGGATGGGCGCGAAGGTGGTGCCGATGGCGTCGAGCCATCTGGCGCCGGTGTCGCACGCGGGCGCGATTGCCGACGTGATCGATCGCGCGGCGCGTGAATTGAGCCGGCAGCAGTAG
- a CDS encoding amino acid permease: protein MNSAQQQDGLKRGLKNRHIQLIALGGAIGTGLFLGSASVLQTAGPSMILGYAIGGIIAFMIMRQLGEMVAQEPVAGSFSHFAYKYWGDFPGFLSGWNYWVLYVLVSMAELTAVGTYIHYWWPGVPTWVSALACFALINAINLANVKAYGETEFWFAIIKVVAVIGMIVFGGYLLISGHGGPQASVSNLWSHGGFFPHGFHGLFMMLAVIMFSFGGLELIGITAAEADEPQKSIPKAVNQVIYRILIFYICSLTVLLSLYPWNEVAAGGSPFVMIFSQIGSSLTANVLNVVVLTAALSVYNSGVYANSRMLYGLAEQGNAPRALMKVNRRGVPYMAIGLSALATFTCVIVNYLIPAEALGLLMALVVAALVLNWALISLTHLKSRKAMVAAGETLVFKSFWFPVSNWICLAFMALILVILAMTPGLSVSVWLVPAWLVVMWAGYVFKRRRAAALGGARVVGQ, encoded by the coding sequence TTGAATAGTGCACAGCAGCAAGACGGCCTGAAGCGGGGGCTCAAGAATCGCCACATCCAGCTCATCGCGCTGGGCGGCGCGATCGGCACGGGCCTCTTTCTCGGCTCCGCCAGCGTGTTGCAGACAGCCGGCCCGTCGATGATTCTTGGCTACGCTATCGGCGGCATCATCGCGTTCATGATCATGCGGCAGTTGGGCGAAATGGTGGCGCAGGAACCGGTGGCCGGTTCGTTCAGCCACTTCGCGTACAAGTATTGGGGCGATTTTCCCGGCTTTCTGTCCGGCTGGAATTACTGGGTGTTGTACGTGCTCGTGAGTATGGCCGAGCTGACCGCCGTCGGTACTTACATTCATTACTGGTGGCCCGGTGTGCCGACGTGGGTGTCGGCGCTGGCGTGCTTCGCTTTGATCAACGCAATCAATCTCGCCAACGTCAAAGCGTACGGCGAAACCGAGTTCTGGTTCGCGATCATCAAGGTCGTCGCGGTGATCGGCATGATCGTGTTCGGCGGCTATCTGCTGATCAGCGGCCACGGCGGCCCGCAAGCGTCCGTTTCTAATCTCTGGAGCCACGGCGGTTTCTTTCCGCATGGATTTCATGGCCTGTTCATGATGCTCGCCGTCATCATGTTTTCTTTCGGCGGGCTGGAGCTGATCGGCATTACGGCAGCCGAAGCCGACGAGCCGCAGAAAAGCATTCCAAAGGCCGTGAATCAGGTGATCTACCGGATTTTGATTTTCTACATCTGCTCGCTGACGGTGCTGCTGTCGTTGTACCCGTGGAACGAGGTGGCGGCCGGCGGCAGTCCGTTCGTGATGATCTTCTCGCAGATCGGTTCGTCGCTGACCGCGAACGTCCTCAACGTGGTGGTGTTGACCGCCGCGCTGTCGGTGTACAACAGCGGCGTCTATGCGAATAGCCGCATGCTCTACGGCCTCGCGGAGCAGGGCAATGCGCCGCGCGCGTTGATGAAAGTGAACCGGCGCGGCGTGCCGTATATGGCGATCGGTTTGTCGGCGCTCGCCACGTTCACCTGCGTGATCGTCAACTATCTGATTCCGGCTGAAGCGCTCGGCCTGCTGATGGCGCTGGTGGTGGCGGCGCTCGTGCTCAACTGGGCGCTGATCAGCCTGACGCATCTCAAGTCGCGCAAGGCGATGGTCGCGGCAGGCGAGACGCTCGTGTTCAAGTCGTTCTGGTTCCCGGTCAGCAACTGGATCTGCCTCGCGTTCATGGCGCTGATCCTCGTGATTCTGGCGATGACGCCGGGTCTGTCCGTTTCCGTGTGGCTGGTGCCGGCGTGGCTCGTGGTGATGTGGGCCGGGTACGTGTTCAAGCGCCGGCGCGCTGCGGCGCTGGGTG